In one Acetobacter sp. genomic region, the following are encoded:
- a CDS encoding tyrosine-protein phosphatase: MFEGSLASPSGRRKAWMDSLFVDHAVFRLVWTNFHAVVPGKVYRCNHPTPARLAAAKRRFHLKTLVNLRGHRKCGSDALSRNAAKQQGLIHVDMAFESRGAPHRDRILRFESLYRSLEFPMLMHCKSGADRAGLASGLVVMFEGGTTDEALRQLSWRFGHFNRSRTGILDAFFWRYRIEAEGSIPFLEWVEHHYDEAALKRDFVAGRLASFITDKVLRRE; this comes from the coding sequence GTCGCAAAGCCTGGATGGACAGCCTGTTCGTGGACCATGCGGTTTTCAGGCTTGTCTGGACCAATTTTCATGCGGTCGTGCCGGGCAAGGTCTATCGCTGCAACCATCCGACACCCGCCCGTCTGGCCGCTGCGAAGCGTCGCTTCCACCTGAAAACGCTGGTCAATCTGCGTGGACACCGGAAGTGCGGATCAGACGCCCTCTCCCGCAATGCGGCGAAGCAACAGGGGCTGATCCATGTGGATATGGCGTTTGAAAGCCGGGGCGCGCCGCACCGCGATCGCATCCTGCGCTTTGAGTCGCTCTATCGCTCGCTTGAATTCCCGATGCTGATGCACTGCAAGTCCGGCGCGGACCGTGCGGGCCTCGCCTCCGGTCTTGTCGTGATGTTCGAGGGCGGCACAACCGATGAGGCGCTCCGTCAGCTTTCATGGCGTTTCGGACATTTCAACCGCTCCCGCACCGGGATTCTGGACGCCTTCTTCTGGCGGTATCGCATCGAGGCCGAAGGCAGTATCCCGTTTCTGGAATGGGTCGAGCATCATTACGACGAAGCTGCCCTCAAGCGCGATTTCGTTGCGGGCAGGCTGGCGTCATTCATTACCGACAAGGTGCTGCGGCGTGAGTAA